One genomic window of Paenibacillus xylanilyticus includes the following:
- a CDS encoding DUF1700 domain-containing protein, which yields MNRQQFMQAMEIHLRPMEPQERAELLADYDQHFELGLQEGRTEEEIARELGHPEEIAREALGERYDVNTPGSDPFYAPTYGEMRPPKNSNRAARNFFTGIGLIFLNLILGIPLGLTLWSLWLAIASMSLLVLAPVAAAVDFLFLSPFDKAELFVAIGAFGVGILFFLAAQRVFKGFKAVTLQYIRWNSKTMKGDVSA from the coding sequence TCCATCTGCGGCCGATGGAGCCTCAAGAACGGGCGGAGCTGCTCGCTGACTATGATCAGCACTTCGAGCTCGGGCTTCAGGAAGGAAGAACTGAAGAGGAGATCGCCCGCGAGTTAGGCCATCCGGAAGAGATTGCGCGGGAAGCACTCGGTGAGCGCTATGACGTGAACACGCCGGGTTCCGATCCCTTCTACGCTCCGACTTATGGTGAAATGCGGCCGCCAAAGAACAGCAACCGGGCTGCTCGCAACTTTTTTACAGGGATTGGCCTGATTTTTCTGAATTTGATTCTGGGCATTCCTCTGGGGTTAACCCTCTGGTCGCTATGGCTCGCCATTGCCAGTATGTCCTTGCTGGTATTGGCCCCGGTCGCAGCTGCGGTGGACTTCCTGTTCCTCAGTCCTTTTGATAAGGCAGAGCTGTTTGTAGCTATTGGTGCATTTGGTGTTGGGATTCTGTTCTTCTTGGCCGCACAGCGAGTTTTCAAGGGCTTCAAGGCCGTCACGCTGCAATACATTAGATGGAATAGTAAAACGATGAAAGGAGACGTTTCCGCATGA
- a CDS encoding DUF4097 family beta strand repeat-containing protein produces the protein MSTKKWLALAVICIGIGLLGTSIYGVQFGDDREAYSKRWDFKNDELQNVIMDANFSADIEFVVSPDSNGYIEVDGKWDPVVIQSFEQATLSGGTFKLAQTKRERIQFFTLYWSDRDSKITVALPEGHQLNEVKLDSSSSDWKLAGLHANLLELNNTSGSIRLEDISAPRIDLDLTSGDIKASTIDGDMTVTQTSGSFTADQLDGNVNSEITSGDVEITQLNGAANIRFTSGSVHIEQTHSAAVDVSGQSGDVFIQAAPDFEGVYDARATSGDVNVPESLMNSKEVIKARTTSGSIRITK, from the coding sequence ATGAGTACAAAAAAGTGGTTGGCTTTGGCTGTCATCTGTATCGGAATAGGTTTGCTCGGCACGTCCATATATGGAGTTCAGTTCGGAGATGATCGGGAAGCTTACTCCAAACGATGGGATTTCAAAAATGATGAGTTGCAAAATGTAATTATGGATGCCAATTTTAGCGCGGATATCGAATTCGTGGTCAGCCCGGATTCCAATGGTTATATTGAGGTAGACGGTAAATGGGACCCGGTTGTCATCCAAAGTTTCGAACAGGCCACGTTATCTGGCGGCACGTTCAAGCTGGCTCAGACAAAACGTGAGCGAATACAGTTTTTCACCCTGTATTGGAGTGATCGGGATTCCAAAATCACCGTAGCTCTGCCTGAAGGCCACCAATTAAATGAGGTTAAACTCGATTCGTCCTCAAGCGACTGGAAGTTGGCCGGTTTACATGCCAATCTGCTTGAGCTCAACAATACCTCGGGATCCATTCGGCTGGAAGATATATCGGCCCCGCGTATTGATCTGGATCTCACTTCAGGGGACATCAAGGCTTCCACTATCGATGGTGACATGACTGTAACGCAAACCTCCGGAAGCTTCACTGCAGATCAGTTAGATGGTAATGTGAACAGTGAAATAACATCAGGAGATGTAGAAATCACACAGTTAAACGGAGCAGCCAATATCCGCTTCACTTCGGGAAGTGTTCATATCGAACAGACCCATTCTGCAGCGGTGGATGTATCGGGACAATCAGGAGACGTCTTCATTCAAGCTGCACCCGATTTTGAAGGAGTCTACGACGCTCGTGCCACTTCCGGAGATGTAAATGTACCGGAATCTCTGATGAACAGCAAGGAAGTCATCAAGGCCCGTACCACCTCTGGCAGCATCCGTATCACCAAGTAG